From a single Equus przewalskii isolate Varuska unplaced genomic scaffold, EquPr2 contig_12299, whole genome shotgun sequence genomic region:
- the LOC139081273 gene encoding olfactory receptor 4A47: protein MEPRNNVTYFVLMGLTQNPKEQKVLFVMFLLVYILTMVGNMLIVVTITVSKTLDSPMYFFLASLSFMDVIYSSSISPKLISNLLFGENTISFKFCMAQLFTGHFFGGSEVFLLLVMAYDRYVAICKPLHYLVIMRQWVCVVLLVVSWVGGFLHSVIQLSTIYGLPFCGPNVIDHFICDMYPLLRLICSDTYVIGLLVVANGGLICTIVFLLLLISYGVILYSLKNLSQEGRWKALQTCGSHITVVVFFFVPCIFMYARPAETFPIDKSLSVFYTVITPMLNPLIYTLRNSEMTNAMKKLWRGKVISGSK, encoded by the coding sequence ATGGAACCAAGGAACAATGTGACTTACTTTGTCCTCATGGGCCTCACACAGAATCCAAAGGAGCAGAAAGtcctttttgttatgtttttgctCGTCTACATTTTGACCATGGTGGGAAACATGCTCATTGTTGTGACTATTACTGTCAGTAAGACCCTGGACTCCCCGATGTACTTCTTTCTTGCTAGCCTTTCATTTATGGATGTCATttattcttcttctatttctcccaAACTGATTTCAAACTTGTTGTTTGGGGAAAATACCATATCCTTCAAGTTTTGTATGGCCCAGCTGTTTACAGGGCACTTTTTTGGTGGATCAGAGGTCTTTCTTCTGTtggtgatggcctatgaccgctacgtggccatctgtaagccctTGCATTATTTGGTTATCATGAGGCAATGGGTGTGTGTTGTGCTGCTGGTAGTGTCCTGGGTTGGAGGTTTTCTGCACTCAGTAATTCAACTTAGTACTATTTATGGGCTCCCATTCTGTGGCCCCAATGTCATTGATCACTTTATCTGTGACATGTACCCCTTATTGAGACTCATCTGTAGTGACACCTATGTTATCGGCCTCTTAGTGGTGGCCAATGGAGGACTGATCTGCACTATTGTGTTTCTGCTCTTACTCATCTCTTATGGTGTCATCTTGTACTCTCTAAAGAACCTTAGTCAGGAAGGGAGGTGGAAAGCCCTCCAGACCTGTGGTTCCCACATCACTGTGGTTGTCTTCTTCTTTGTTCCCTGTATTTTCATGTATGCAAGACCTGCAGAGACCTTCCCCATTGACAAATCATTGAGTGTGTTTTATACAGTAATAACCCCCATGCTGAATCCACTAATCTACACTCTGAGAAATTCAGAGATGACAAATGCtatgaaaaagctctggagagGAAAAGTCATATCTGGCAGTAAATAA